From the Cohaesibacter sp. ES.047 genome, one window contains:
- a CDS encoding PhoH family protein has protein sequence MGHIVLSYDDNRMAADLFGEYDQNLARIEQKLNVEAIARGNRVTIKGPGDLCDLAKMVLDALYHRLQEGDTIEQADVDGAIRMAQASDEQLMLPEVVPDRNEGAGKMTFAQIATRKKKLTARTATQDAYIRAMDRADLVFGTGPAGTGKTYLAVAYAAMLLERGVVERIILSRPAVEAGERLGFLPGDMKEKVDPYLRPLYDALYDMMPPDKVERELEAKVIEIAPLAFMRGRTLSNAAVILDEAQNTTSMQMKMFLTRLGENSKMIVTGDPSQIDLPSGEQSGLVQAMELLGDIPSIVRVQFTAEDVVRHELVMRIVNAYDEEARRRAQARRVLERERSRNIEAEERHAQRGFENPDMLTAYPEEDQAE, from the coding sequence ATGGGGCATATCGTGTTGTCCTATGACGACAACCGGATGGCTGCAGATCTGTTCGGGGAATATGACCAGAATCTTGCCCGGATCGAGCAGAAGCTGAATGTCGAGGCGATCGCGCGCGGCAACCGGGTCACCATCAAGGGACCGGGCGACCTGTGCGATCTGGCCAAGATGGTTCTTGATGCGCTTTATCACCGCTTACAGGAAGGCGACACCATCGAACAGGCCGACGTGGACGGTGCCATTCGCATGGCGCAGGCCTCCGACGAGCAATTGATGCTGCCCGAAGTCGTGCCCGACCGTAATGAAGGGGCCGGCAAGATGACCTTTGCCCAGATCGCCACCCGCAAAAAGAAGCTGACCGCCCGCACAGCAACGCAGGATGCCTATATCCGGGCCATGGATCGGGCAGATCTGGTGTTCGGCACCGGGCCGGCCGGGACGGGCAAGACCTATCTGGCCGTCGCCTATGCGGCCATGTTGCTCGAACGGGGTGTTGTGGAACGCATCATTCTCTCGCGCCCCGCGGTGGAAGCTGGCGAGCGTCTGGGCTTTTTGCCCGGAGACATGAAAGAAAAGGTCGATCCCTATCTGCGCCCGCTCTATGACGCTCTTTATGACATGATGCCGCCAGACAAGGTGGAGCGAGAGCTGGAAGCCAAGGTCATCGAGATCGCACCGCTCGCCTTCATGCGTGGGCGGACGCTCTCGAATGCAGCGGTCATCCTCGACGAAGCGCAGAACACCACCTCGATGCAGATGAAGATGTTCCTGACGCGCCTTGGCGAAAATTCCAAGATGATCGTGACCGGCGATCCGAGCCAGATCGACTTGCCAAGCGGCGAGCAGTCCGGTCTTGTGCAGGCCATGGAGCTGCTCGGCGATATTCCCTCGATCGTGCGTGTCCAGTTCACGGCGGAAGACGTGGTCCGGCACGAACTGGTGATGCGGATCGTCAATGCCTATGACGAAGAGGCACGCCGCCGGGCACAGGCACGCCGTGTTCTCGAGCGGGAGCGGTCACGCAACATCGAGGCTGAGGAACGGCATGCCCAGCGCGGCTTTGAAAATCCCGACATGCTGACGGCCTATCCTGAAGAGGACCAAGCAGAGTGA
- the ybeY gene encoding rRNA maturation RNase YbeY, whose product MTKPQTPDGELSKDFLIEAKVWNDVENLELFVAFALDAAYNHVIRQEGIAFLPECEISLVFVDDAAIRKLNAEHRGKDKPTNVLSFPQDENADVFGPMLGDVVFAHETILREADEMGLAIPAHLTHLCIHGFLHLLGYDHIEPDEADKMESVEVAILAELGLENPYEGTIVTDMLE is encoded by the coding sequence GTGACGAAGCCCCAAACACCGGATGGCGAGTTAAGCAAAGACTTTCTGATCGAGGCAAAGGTCTGGAACGACGTCGAGAATCTCGAGCTTTTCGTCGCATTCGCCCTCGATGCGGCCTATAATCATGTGATCCGGCAAGAAGGCATTGCCTTCTTGCCGGAATGTGAGATTTCACTGGTGTTCGTCGATGATGCGGCGATCCGGAAACTGAATGCCGAGCATCGCGGCAAGGACAAGCCGACCAATGTGCTATCCTTTCCGCAGGACGAGAATGCCGATGTCTTTGGCCCGATGCTGGGCGATGTTGTTTTCGCCCATGAAACCATTTTGCGCGAGGCGGATGAAATGGGTCTTGCAATCCCGGCCCATCTGACACATCTGTGTATTCATGGTTTCTTACATTTGCTTGGCTACGATCACATAGAACCGGACGAAGCTGACAAGATGGAAAGTGTCGAAGTGGCCATCTTGGCCGAGTTAGGCCTTGAAAACCCTTACGAGGGAACGATCGTCACGGATATGCTGGAATGA
- a CDS encoding hemolysin family protein, producing the protein MNDPDPSQPASTKINGNAVVASSDDQTGDDSAPHEGNWLQRLTQNLVAKLPNTSLRTQMEGALAEDGGDDAFSAEEKAMLRNILSLREMRVDDVMIPRADIDAVEHDVTLGTLLAVYEDVGHSRLPVYRETLDDPVGMVHIKDVVGLMTQESDIAPKVEKVSSRSALDSMEGTEADEDAGLPAYKTIEALAASNHIRSLENIDLDRPLKDLGLIRDVLFVPPSMPAVDLMASMRAARTQMALVIDEYGGTDGLVSLEDVVETVVGDIEDEHDDESEVFIAEAAPNLFIADAKADLDDVVKTIGVSLPLDDEELEDVDSLGGFIFTLIGRIPVRGELIAVSEGLEFEIMEADRRRIRRVKIRIKPTKKQIKRAVALTRSSDEGQDRQDDEDNTTSQAAQKLNQTNGT; encoded by the coding sequence ATGAACGACCCAGACCCTTCCCAACCGGCCTCCACCAAGATCAACGGCAATGCTGTCGTTGCCTCTTCTGATGACCAGACCGGTGACGATTCCGCGCCTCATGAAGGCAATTGGCTGCAACGCCTTACCCAGAACCTCGTCGCAAAACTGCCCAACACCTCACTGCGCACACAAATGGAAGGTGCGCTTGCAGAAGATGGCGGGGATGACGCTTTTTCTGCCGAAGAGAAGGCGATGCTGCGCAACATCCTGTCCCTTAGGGAGATGCGCGTCGATGACGTCATGATCCCCCGAGCAGACATTGATGCGGTCGAGCATGATGTGACCCTTGGCACGCTGCTGGCGGTCTATGAAGATGTGGGCCATTCGCGCCTTCCGGTCTATCGCGAAACCCTCGATGACCCGGTCGGCATGGTGCATATCAAGGACGTGGTCGGCCTGATGACGCAGGAAAGCGACATTGCCCCGAAGGTGGAAAAAGTCAGTTCAAGATCAGCACTCGATTCCATGGAAGGGACCGAGGCTGACGAGGACGCGGGTCTTCCGGCCTACAAAACGATCGAGGCCCTTGCTGCCAGCAACCATATCCGCTCGCTCGAGAATATCGATCTTGATCGTCCCCTCAAGGATCTGGGGCTCATTCGCGACGTGCTGTTCGTCCCGCCCTCAATGCCAGCAGTCGACCTGATGGCAAGCATGCGGGCGGCGCGCACCCAGATGGCGCTCGTGATTGACGAATATGGCGGCACGGACGGGCTTGTCTCACTGGAAGACGTGGTCGAAACAGTGGTGGGCGACATCGAGGATGAACATGACGACGAGAGCGAAGTCTTCATCGCCGAAGCCGCACCCAATCTCTTCATTGCCGACGCAAAGGCCGATCTGGATGACGTGGTGAAGACCATTGGCGTCTCCCTGCCACTGGATGATGAAGAACTCGAAGACGTCGACAGTCTGGGTGGCTTCATCTTTACGCTGATTGGCCGCATCCCGGTTCGCGGCGAATTGATCGCGGTGTCTGAAGGGCTTGAATTTGAAATCATGGAGGCAGACCGCCGGCGCATCCGGCGCGTCAAGATCCGTATCAAGCCAACGAAAAAGCAGATCAAGCGTGCGGTGGCTCTGACCCGTTCATCCGATGAGGGACAGGACCGACAAGACGATGAAGACAACACAACCTCTCAGGCGGCCCAAAAGCTAAACCAGACGAATGGCACTTAG
- the lnt gene encoding apolipoprotein N-acyltransferase, translating to MPLFVSNLLLLDGWRRLAAAFIAGIIASFAQDPFGWFPLLWLSMPLLVWLLDSAALGQNTKRAAFAMARVGWMFGFGFFLCTFYWLGAAFLVEADKFAWAMPLAVVILPAGLALFWCVAAGVSALVWSTSPLRIVWLALLLAVAEYLRGTLFTGLPWGGFGPALASSGVLMQALSLVGPNTLSLFSVLLFALPVCLFQEDRFKVLGRMMVVLVLTVFVAQVAFGFYRSNLPTELAEDAPVVRLVQPNIPQTEKWKFENRSWIFNRLLALTSLDTEEHPLDAIDMVIWPESAVPFFLMEQSGALTAIKSSLPAGAGLLTGALRRNPDSPRTDEIYNSIYQLGPDGTILQAYDKVHLVPFGEYLPMQPLLDKLGLEQLTAQKIGFKVGTKRTLLDNPKLGKLLPLICYEIAFSSDILSFPKSADLIINVTNDAWFGKTIGPSQHLHIARMRAVETGLPVLRVANTGISAVIDARGKVEKQLELGAEGLIQTHVPLKLSATPYARFGNWIFFAVCVLLILTTASISRKFGKD from the coding sequence ATGCCCCTGTTTGTTTCCAACCTGTTGTTGCTGGATGGTTGGCGGCGCCTTGCCGCGGCCTTCATCGCGGGGATCATTGCCAGTTTCGCGCAAGACCCCTTCGGGTGGTTTCCTCTGTTGTGGCTCTCGATGCCGCTTCTTGTCTGGCTGCTCGACTCAGCCGCTCTAGGGCAAAACACGAAGCGGGCCGCTTTTGCCATGGCGCGCGTGGGCTGGATGTTCGGCTTCGGCTTTTTCCTTTGCACATTCTATTGGCTTGGCGCAGCCTTTCTGGTTGAGGCGGACAAGTTCGCCTGGGCCATGCCACTGGCGGTGGTGATACTGCCGGCGGGGCTGGCGCTGTTCTGGTGTGTTGCAGCCGGTGTGAGCGCCCTTGTCTGGTCCACATCGCCCTTGCGGATCGTCTGGCTGGCCCTGTTGCTGGCCGTGGCGGAGTATCTGCGCGGGACGCTGTTCACGGGGCTGCCCTGGGGCGGTTTTGGCCCTGCTCTTGCCTCTAGCGGCGTTCTGATGCAGGCGCTTTCGCTGGTTGGTCCCAATACCCTCAGTCTCTTTTCGGTCCTGCTGTTCGCATTGCCCGTCTGTCTTTTTCAGGAGGACCGCTTCAAGGTCCTTGGGCGCATGATGGTGGTGCTTGTCCTCACCGTGTTCGTCGCGCAAGTTGCGTTCGGTTTCTACCGATCCAATTTGCCAACAGAGCTGGCCGAAGACGCGCCGGTTGTGCGCCTCGTACAACCGAACATTCCCCAGACCGAAAAGTGGAAATTCGAGAATAGGTCGTGGATCTTCAACCGACTTCTGGCTCTGACCTCACTGGATACCGAGGAGCATCCGCTTGATGCTATCGACATGGTGATCTGGCCGGAGTCAGCCGTTCCCTTCTTTCTGATGGAGCAATCCGGCGCCCTTACAGCGATCAAATCCTCGCTGCCCGCCGGAGCCGGGCTGTTGACGGGTGCGCTTCGGCGCAATCCTGATTCACCGCGGACAGACGAGATTTACAACTCGATCTATCAATTGGGGCCGGACGGAACGATCCTTCAGGCCTATGACAAGGTGCATCTTGTCCCCTTCGGCGAATATCTGCCCATGCAACCCTTGCTAGATAAGCTGGGCCTTGAACAACTGACGGCCCAGAAAATAGGCTTCAAAGTGGGGACAAAGCGTACGCTTCTCGACAACCCCAAGTTGGGAAAGCTGTTGCCTCTGATTTGTTATGAGATTGCCTTTTCAAGTGACATCCTCTCCTTTCCCAAGAGCGCAGATCTGATCATCAATGTCACAAATGATGCCTGGTTCGGAAAAACCATCGGTCCGTCCCAGCATTTGCATATAGCGCGCATGCGTGCTGTTGAAACCGGATTGCCGGTGTTACGCGTTGCAAACACTGGCATTTCTGCGGTTATCGATGCGCGAGGTAAGGTTGAGAAACAGCTTGAATTGGGCGCGGAAGGCTTAATTCAGACACATGTTCCTCTCAAGCTTTCGGCAACACCTTATGCGAGATTCGGCAATTGGATATTCTTCGCCGTTTGCGTGTTATTAATTCTAACAACCGCAAGTATATCGAGAAAGTTCGGCAAGGATTGA
- a CDS encoding helix-turn-helix domain-containing protein, which yields MASKKAPNPIDIYVGSRVRLRRMMLSMSQEKLGEHLGITFQQIQKYEKGTNRIGASRLQHIATVLEVPVAFFFEDAPGTPQEAAGLAESKTENYVIDFLSSSEGLQLNRAFVQIKEQKVRRKIVELVREIAGDEAGS from the coding sequence ATGGCCAGTAAAAAAGCACCAAATCCGATCGACATCTATGTTGGGAGTCGAGTTCGGCTTCGTCGTATGATGCTCTCCATGAGCCAAGAAAAACTGGGCGAGCATCTCGGCATTACATTCCAACAGATTCAAAAGTACGAAAAGGGCACCAACCGCATCGGCGCAAGCCGTCTGCAGCATATTGCAACCGTTCTGGAAGTGCCGGTTGCCTTCTTCTTTGAAGATGCACCAGGCACCCCGCAAGAAGCTGCCGGTTTGGCGGAGTCAAAAACCGAAAACTATGTGATTGACTTCCTGTCTTCCTCGGAAGGCCTTCAGCTCAATCGTGCTTTTGTTCAGATCAAGGAACAGAAAGTCCGACGCAAGATCGTCGAACTGGTTCGCGAAATTGCCGGCGACGAAGCCGGAAGCTGA
- the trmB gene encoding tRNA (guanosine(46)-N7)-methyltransferase TrmB codes for MTLSSNDKPRFRPSQSRLIEEQIATTFFGRRKGKPLSPGQQALMEDVLPRISLNPTKPIDDIAAVFDHQPETIWMEIGFGGGEHIVRQAKTNPSVGLIGCEPFVNGVVKALTQMQAEDVSNIRIYDEDAAHILDWLPDASLDRLFILYPDPWHKKRHWKRRFVSDANLERIIRVLKPGALFRFASDIEPYVEWTLEHVARFPALEEIDGDPSARLQAWPDWQTTRYEEKAFREGRRPHYLTFRRK; via the coding sequence ATGACCCTATCTTCGAATGACAAGCCCCGGTTCCGCCCGTCTCAATCCCGTCTCATCGAGGAGCAGATTGCCACCACCTTCTTTGGCCGGCGCAAGGGCAAGCCGCTCAGCCCCGGACAACAGGCCTTGATGGAGGACGTCCTGCCCCGGATCAGTCTCAATCCGACCAAACCGATTGATGACATCGCCGCTGTCTTTGATCATCAGCCCGAAACCATCTGGATGGAAATCGGCTTTGGCGGCGGCGAGCATATCGTGCGTCAGGCCAAGACCAATCCGTCTGTCGGCCTGATTGGCTGTGAGCCGTTCGTCAATGGCGTGGTCAAGGCGCTGACCCAGATGCAAGCTGAGGACGTCAGCAACATCCGCATCTATGATGAGGATGCAGCCCATATTCTCGACTGGCTGCCCGATGCATCGCTTGACCGGCTGTTTATTCTCTATCCGGACCCATGGCACAAGAAGCGCCACTGGAAGCGCCGCTTTGTTTCGGATGCCAATCTTGAGCGCATCATCCGCGTGCTCAAACCCGGAGCGCTGTTCCGTTTCGCCTCCGACATTGAGCCCTATGTGGAATGGACGCTCGAGCATGTCGCCCGTTTCCCCGCCCTGGAAGAGATCGATGGCGACCCGAGTGCGCGCCTTCAGGCCTGGCCCGACTGGCAGACCACCCGCTATGAAGAAAAGGCCTTTCGCGAAGGCCGCAGGCCGCATTATTTGACCTTCCGGCGCAAATAG
- the rimP gene encoding ribosome maturation factor RimP, with protein MTESSQMAAGQEPRLFGERGVDARVASIVEPVIVDLGFDLVRVRITGERGCTVQIMAESPDGTMSIEGCEAVSKAISPALDVEDPISGEYHLEVSSPGVDRPLVRRRDFIAWAGHEAKIELSTPVDGRRRYRGMLDGVDGEDLKIVLPDVPQGTDANVRVPLSNLSEAKLVMNDKLLELALKAQPVNGAAEIEEDAADRQE; from the coding sequence ATGACAGAAAGCAGTCAAATGGCAGCAGGGCAAGAGCCCAGACTCTTTGGTGAACGGGGCGTGGATGCCCGTGTCGCAAGCATCGTCGAGCCGGTGATCGTGGATCTCGGCTTTGATCTGGTGCGCGTTCGAATCACCGGAGAACGCGGCTGCACCGTGCAGATTATGGCCGAATCCCCGGATGGCACGATGTCCATCGAAGGGTGTGAAGCCGTCAGCAAGGCGATTTCGCCTGCGCTCGACGTGGAAGACCCGATAAGTGGTGAATATCATCTTGAGGTTTCCTCTCCGGGTGTGGATCGACCTCTCGTCCGCCGTCGCGATTTCATCGCATGGGCAGGCCATGAAGCAAAGATCGAATTGTCGACCCCTGTAGACGGCCGCCGCCGGTATCGCGGCATGCTCGATGGTGTCGATGGAGAAGACCTGAAGATCGTATTGCCCGATGTCCCGCAAGGGACCGATGCCAATGTTCGGGTGCCTCTTTCAAACTTGTCCGAGGCAAAATTGGTAATGAACGACAAATTGCTGGAGCTGGCGCTAAAAGCGCAGCCAGTGAATGGTGCTGCGGAAATCGAGGAAGACGCGGCTGACAGGCAAGAATAG
- the nusA gene encoding transcription termination factor NusA, whose product MAISANRLELLQIADAVAREKSIDRMIVIGAMEDAIQKAARSRYGQETEIRATINPRTGDTRLERLLEVVEVVEDFSTQIALVDAQIKHPEAKVGDTIADLLPPLEFGRISAQSAKQVIVQKVREAERDHQYEEFKDRQFEIVNGQVKRVEYGNVTVDLAGSEAIVRRDELIAREAFRPGDRIRAIIYDVRREQRGPQVFLSRTHPQFMAKLFAQEVPEIYDGIITLKSVARDPGSRAKIAVLSSDSSIDPVGACVGMRGSRVQAVVNELQGEKIDIIPWSEDPATFIVNALQPAEVAKVVLDEDSERIEVVVPNDQLSLAIGRRGQNVRLASQLTGWDIDIMTEEDESERRQKEFNERAELFMNALDVDDIVAQLLASEGFTSIEEVAYVEVNEVADIEGFDEETAQELQARANEYLEAEAAKLNEERIALGVSDDLLEISGLTLGMLVALGKDDIKSIEDLAGCATDDLVGWTERQNGEVKRFNGSLSDFDISRQEAEDVIMLTRVAAGWIEPSELLSEEEAAEYEQLEAGEEDEEFVAEDAETVDEKA is encoded by the coding sequence ATGGCCATCAGTGCAAACCGTCTTGAGCTTCTGCAAATCGCAGATGCCGTGGCGCGAGAAAAATCGATTGATCGCATGATCGTGATCGGAGCCATGGAAGACGCCATCCAGAAGGCTGCGCGCTCCCGATATGGTCAAGAAACCGAAATCCGTGCAACCATCAACCCGCGAACCGGCGACACGCGTCTGGAACGTTTGCTTGAAGTGGTTGAGGTCGTGGAGGATTTTTCGACCCAGATCGCTCTGGTTGATGCACAGATCAAGCACCCGGAGGCCAAGGTTGGCGACACCATTGCCGATCTGCTTCCACCGCTTGAATTCGGCCGGATTTCGGCCCAGTCTGCCAAGCAAGTGATCGTGCAAAAAGTCCGCGAAGCGGAACGCGATCATCAGTATGAAGAATTCAAGGACCGCCAGTTCGAGATCGTCAACGGTCAGGTCAAACGGGTGGAATATGGCAACGTTACGGTCGATCTGGCCGGCAGCGAGGCCATCGTGCGCCGCGACGAGTTGATCGCCCGCGAAGCGTTCCGCCCCGGCGACCGCATTCGCGCCATCATCTATGATGTTCGCCGCGAACAGCGTGGCCCGCAGGTCTTCCTGTCGCGCACCCATCCGCAATTCATGGCCAAACTGTTTGCACAGGAAGTGCCAGAGATCTATGATGGCATCATCACCCTCAAGTCCGTTGCCCGTGATCCGGGTTCGCGCGCCAAAATCGCGGTGCTGTCGAGCGACAGTTCCATCGATCCGGTCGGTGCCTGTGTCGGTATGCGCGGTTCGCGCGTGCAGGCTGTGGTGAACGAGCTTCAGGGCGAAAAGATCGACATCATTCCGTGGTCGGAAGATCCCGCGACCTTCATCGTCAATGCTCTGCAGCCTGCCGAAGTGGCCAAGGTCGTGCTTGATGAAGACAGTGAGCGTATCGAGGTTGTCGTCCCCAATGATCAGTTGTCTCTGGCCATTGGTCGTCGCGGCCAGAATGTACGCCTCGCCTCTCAGCTGACCGGCTGGGATATCGACATCATGACCGAGGAAGATGAATCCGAACGTCGCCAGAAGGAATTCAACGAACGCGCCGAGCTGTTCATGAATGCCCTTGACGTGGATGATATCGTTGCCCAACTGCTCGCATCCGAGGGTTTCACCTCGATCGAGGAAGTGGCCTATGTCGAGGTCAACGAAGTCGCAGACATTGAAGGCTTTGACGAAGAAACCGCTCAGGAGCTTCAGGCACGCGCCAACGAATATCTCGAAGCGGAAGCAGCCAAACTCAACGAAGAGCGCATCGCACTGGGCGTTTCGGACGATCTTCTGGAGATCTCCGGTCTGACCCTTGGCATGCTGGTCGCCCTTGGCAAGGACGACATCAAGTCGATCGAAGATCTTGCCGGTTGTGCAACCGATGATCTGGTTGGTTGGACCGAACGGCAGAATGGCGAAGTCAAGCGCTTCAACGGGTCGCTGTCTGATTTTGATATCTCTCGTCAAGAAGCCGAGGATGTCATCATGCTGACCCGCGTTGCTGCAGGCTGGATCGAGCCATCCGAACTGCTCAGCGAAGAAGAGGCCGCCGAGTATGAACAGTTGGAAGCGGGTGAAGAGGACGAAGAATTCGTCGCTGAAGACGCAGAAACTGTTGACGAGAAGGCTTGA
- a CDS encoding RNA-binding protein, translating into MPRKSEETTRQCLVTRDILPKANMIRFVLSPDGQVVPDLKMRLPGRGVWVMANYETVVQAVKKGHFARGFKQKVQCDDGMADLIAGQMESGCLSALSMTRKAGQIVTGFGKVEGAIAQGEVKSLLHAADAAEDGQKKLAQAVRRRYGSDGELPVIRRFSAEALSAALGQGNVVHAALLAGSASKSFLKQVAMLDTYLRPHKRDSGSALPERSAAHASERGNEG; encoded by the coding sequence GTGCCGCGTAAGAGCGAAGAGACGACCAGACAATGCCTGGTCACGCGGGATATCCTTCCCAAGGCAAATATGATCCGATTTGTCCTTTCGCCGGATGGGCAGGTCGTACCAGATCTGAAAATGCGATTACCCGGACGCGGTGTCTGGGTGATGGCTAACTACGAAACCGTTGTGCAGGCCGTAAAAAAGGGTCATTTTGCTCGCGGCTTCAAACAAAAAGTGCAATGTGACGACGGCATGGCCGATCTCATCGCCGGACAGATGGAAAGCGGTTGTCTTTCTGCTCTGTCCATGACACGAAAGGCGGGTCAGATCGTAACCGGATTTGGCAAGGTCGAAGGTGCGATTGCACAGGGTGAGGTCAAAAGCCTCTTGCATGCGGCCGATGCCGCAGAGGATGGACAGAAAAAATTGGCCCAGGCGGTGCGGCGCCGATATGGCAGCGATGGCGAGTTACCGGTAATTCGTCGTTTCAGCGCCGAGGCACTCAGCGCAGCTCTGGGTCAGGGCAATGTTGTACATGCAGCTTTGCTTGCGGGCAGTGCAAGCAAGAGCTTTCTCAAACAGGTCGCGATGCTGGACACCTATCTGCGACCACACAAACGAGATTCAGGCAGCGCGTTACCAGAGCGGTCCGCTGCCCACGCCTCCGAGAGAGGCAACGAAGGATAA